The window GGCCTGCGCATGCACTACGAGGCGTGGCTGCAGCTCCGGGGAGAGGCACCGGCGGATCGGCGGATTGGCACTCTCGCCGATCGCAGCCGGGCCCTCGTCCACAACCTCGGGGGCTATCCGGGCGAGATGGTGTCCTTCGTGGGGATCGTCGGCACCGAGCTGGGTTGAGGAGGGCGCCCGCCGGCGCAGGAGCGCCGTCCCGGTTCGCGTCAGGGAGCCATCGCCACCCAGGCGTCGACCACGGCACCATCGCCGAACGACTCCAGGGACGGCAGCCGGCGGTTCCACATGAAGAGGGCCAGGTCGGACGCCGTGCCCCGCACTGCCGCATCGCCCCGGCCGTGCTCGTGTACGACGTTTAGCACGTCGTCCACGGCGGTCAGCAGCCACTCGCCGTCCCCGTCGGTCCGGTGGAGGTGGAGTGATCCTTCCGGGTAGCCGGTCGTGGGTCCCCGCATCTGGTACCTCCAGGCGACGTCGAGGGCCTCGGCGATCCCGTCGGCTGCCAGGTCCGCGTCGATGGGATCGGCGTCGCCGGCGGCGTTCTCGGCATCCCAGCGGTGGATGGCGGTCTCATGGGCGACCCGGCGACCGATCCAACCGACGTCACGACCCTCGGCGGGGCACCAGTTCCAGGCCGGGGCCTCCGGGTCCGCGTCGGCCAGCAGCGCCAGCAGCGCGTCCAGGGCCTCGACGGTTGTCGAGGTGTCGTCGGGATCGGGCCTGGTGGGCCGGTCGGGCGAGGCGGCCGCCACCTGGGTGGCCATGAACCCCCACACGCTCCGCATGTGATCGGCGAGGCCGGTGTTGTCCCAGTCGGGGCAGTGCTCCACCCGGGCATCCGGGGCCCGGTCCACGGCGGCCAGCAGGGCCCTCCCTTCTCGTTCGATTGCGGTCAGGTACCCGGCACGTTCCATGGCCGGAGTCTGGCCCGGCTCGGCCCGGAACGGCCAGTCGTCGGCCGCCGTTTCATGGGCCGCCGGCCATCGGGGTGGGTCGGCGACTCAGGAACCCGGCGGCCCGTCCTGTTCGCGGAGGAAGGCCTCCAACTCGGCGGCCAGGTCGTCGCCCCTGGGCATGAGGTCCTCGCTCTGGTCGACTTGGGACTCCAGCCGGCGCACGTGGGTACTCACCTCGTCGTCGCCGGCCACCGCCTGGTCCACCCGCGACTGCCACTCGGCGGCGGGGCCGTCCAGGTCGGCATGTGCGGTGTCGATGCCGCTGACCTGCTCGAACCGACGGAGCAGGGCGCGGGTGGCCTTGGGATTGGGGGAGTCGGGCAGGTAGTAGGGGACCGAAACCCGCAACGAGATGACCGGCACGCCGGCCCTGTCGAGGGTGTCGTGGAGGACGCCCACCACCCCGGTCGGCCCCTGGTACGACGGCCGGTCCAGGCCCAGTCGGTCGGCCAGGTCGCGGTTCGTGGAGCTTCCGGTGACCGCCGGAGGCCGGGTGTGGGGCGACATGCCGCTCATGGACCCGAGCGTCACCACCATCCGTGACTCGGACCGGATAGCCGCCTCCAGCAGGGCCTCGGTGAACGTCCGCCACCTGAGGTGGGGTTCGACGCCGGACACCAGCACCAGGTCGCGTTGGCCCTCAGCGGTCCGGACGGCCAGCACCCGGTTGGTGGCCCAGCGGATCCAGCGCACGTCGTGGTCGTCGAACTCCACGACCGGTCGTTCCTGGGTGAAGTCGAAGAACGTCTCAGGGTCGACGTCGCCGACCTGCACGCTGCCGAGGCGTTCGGCCAGCCACTCAACCGCTGAGGTGGCCGATCCGGCGGCGTCGAACAGCCCGCGGAAGGCCACGACCAGGATCGGACGGTCCAACCCTGCGGCCAGCTGGTCGTCGGCAGTCCACCGGAGCTCCTCCATTCCGACAGGTTCGCAGATGGAACCACCGGATCGGGGACCGGCCGCAGGGTCGGGGCCTGTTGCCGGATCGGGGACCGGCCGCAGGGGCCCGTGCCGGGTCAGGCCCGCTGGACGACGCCGTGCGAGCATCCGACTGTGACGACCGCCGGGGACCACCGCCACCCGTACCGGTGGGTCCTGTTCGTCGGGATCTGCGGCGTCTACTTCGCCTTCGGGGTGGTGGCCATGTCGGTTCCCCCGCTGGTGGGCGAGGTCCGGGCCGACCTGGGCCTCAGCCGCGGCGCCATGGGCCTGGCCCTCGGAGCCTGGCAGCTCGTCTACATAGTGAGCGCACCGATAGGCGGCCGCCTGATCGACCGACTGGGCGTCCACCGCGGCATCCTGCTCGGGTCGCTGGTGGTCATGGCGAGCGGGTTCGTCCGTGCGGCCGCCGGTGGCTTCGGCACCTTCTGGCTGGCCATCTCCCTGTTCGGGGTGGGTGGCCCGCTCATCTCGGCGGGAGCCCCGAAGGCCGTGAGCCTATGGTTCACAGCAGAGCGGGAGCGCCGCCTGGCCATCGGCGTCTACAGCACCATGCCGGCCATCGGGGGAATGGCGACCCTCGTACTCTCCAACTCCGTCCTCATGCCGTTGACCGGCTCGTGGCGGGCAACCGTTGTCATCGAGACGGGCCTGATGGTCGTCGCCCTGCTCGCCTGGCTGGTGGTCTCGGGTCGTGCACCCGACCCGCCTGCCGCTGTCACGCCGCCTAGTGGTGTCGTCGTCGTCGGCCGACGGGGCCTGTTGGCGAGCTCCGAGTTCCGGCTGATCCTGGTGCTGGGCCTCGGCGTGTTCTTCGTCGGCCACGGCCTCGGGGGTTGGATGCCCGAGGTACTCAGGGAGCACAGCGGGTTCTCACCGATGGCGGCGGCCAACTGGGCGGCGCTGGGTGGCCTCGTGGGCGTGGTCGCCTCCCTCGTCGTTCCCCGTAGCACCGAACGCCGGCGCCTCCCGACGACGATGGCCGCCATGCTGCTGCTGGTCGCCGTGGGCGTGGTTGCCATCGTCATCCTCCCCACGGTTCTGGATCCGATTCCCGTCGCCATGGCCGGGGTGCGGTCTGCCATGGTCCCGCTGGCGCTGGTGGCCCTAATGGAGTCCGAGGGCGTGGACGGGTCCAACACCGGCGTCGCCTACGGCCTCTGGTTCGCGGTGGCCGAGGTCGGTGGCGTGACCGGACCCCTGGTGCTGGGCCGCGTGGCCGACACCTCGGCCGGCTTCGGTGGAGCGCTCGTCCTCGTGGCCCTGGTGTGTGTCGCCATGCTCGTTCCGATTGCCCGGCTCCGGCGGTTCACCGACACGGGTCTCCGCCGGTGATCCGGACCCGGAGTAGTTTCGGCGGTGGCCTGACGGGAGGTCAGGCATCCCGGCAGCACCGGGCGGGAGCCCCATGACCACCAACGACACTGGAGCCGACCCGACTGAGGCCTATGCGGGCTTTCGGGGCGAGGTCGGTCGGATCATGTCCACCTCGACCCCTGACTGGCCACAGCCCCCGACGGCTCCTGACGGCGCGCCCAACGTGCTGGTCGTGCTGGTGGACGACCTCGGGTACAGCGACGTCGGGTGCTACGGCTCCGAGGTGGACACCCCGAACATCGACCGGTTGGCCGCCGAAGGCCTGCGCTACGCCAACTTCCACGTCAACCCCATGTGCTCGCCCACACGGGCATCCCTGCTCACAGGGCTGAACCACCACCTGGCCGGTGTGGGCACCGTGTGCCACATGGAGCCGGGCTTTCCCGGCTACGCGGCGACCATCAGGGAGGACGCAGTCACGATGGGTGGGGTCCTGAGGGATGCCGGCTGGTCGACGCTCATGGTCGGCAAGTGGCACCTCTGTCCGGACTCGCAGCTCACCGAGGCCGGTCCCCGGAACGGCTGGCCGTGCCAGAAGGGCTTCGACCGCTTCTACGGGATCCTGGACGGCTTCACGAACTTCCACCAGCCCCACCGCCTATACGAGGACAACCGGGCCCTGGACATCGACGACTTCCCCGACGGCTACTACTTCACCGACGACCTGACCGACCGGGCCCTCGGCATGGTCGCCGAACTCCGGGACGGGCACCCCCGCAGGCCGTGGTTTCTGTACTTCGCCCACGGGGCGGTCCATGCTCCGCTGCAGGCCAAGCCTGCTGACATCGGAAAGTACCGGGGTCGCTACGAGGCGGGCTGGGACGAGGTCCGCCGTCGCCGCTTCGAACGCCAGAAGGAGCTCGGGATCATGGCGGCCGACGTCGTGCTGCCACCCCGCAACACCGAGGAGGGCTACGCCGTCAAGGCGTGGGACGACCTGTCGGCGATGGAGAGGGAGCTATTCGCCAGGTACCAGGAGATCTTCGCCGGCATGGTCGACAACGTCGACCAGAACCTGGGTCGCCTCCGAGACGGGCTGGAGGCCATGGGCGAGTGGGAGAACACGATCGTCGTGTTCACCTCGGACAACGGCGGGAGCAGGGAGGGGCTGGACAACGGCACGTCGGCCTACTTCCGCACGCTGATCGGCCAGACCCGCACCAACCCGTTGGACTCCGTCGAGCTCGACCACTCGCGCCTGGACCTGATGGGCGGACCCAGGACCCTGCCCCACTATCCGTCGGGCTGGGCGATGGTGTCGGGCACGCCCTTCCGCCTCTACAAGATCAACACCCACCAGGGCGGCCACCAGGTGCCGTTCATCCTCTCGAAGGGTTCGGGCCTGCCAGGCGGAGGCGGCATCCGTCGCCAGTACCAGCACGTCACCGACCTGCTGCCCACCCTGCTGGACCTCGTCGGCGTCGACATGCCGACCACCGTGCACGGGCGACCCGTTCCGGCCCCGGCAGGGGCCAGCTTCACGCCGTCGATCCACGACGGGGCGGCGGCCAGCACCCATCCCGAGCAGTACTACGAGCAGATGGGGCACCGGGGTATGTACCGCGACGGCTGGTCGGCCGTCGTCTGCCGGAAGCCACGCACGCCGTTCAGCGACGAGGTCTGGGAGCTGCACGACCTGGAAGAGGATCCGACGGAGAGTCGGAACCTGGCCGACGAGCACCCGGAGAAGGTCGCCGAGCTGGTCGACGCCTGGGAGCGGGCGGCCTGGGCCAACCAGGTGTTCCCGCTGGACGAGGGCAACAACGTCAAGAACCTGCTCAGGCCACCGTGGAACGCCGAGATGGAGGCAGAGGCCCGCTTCCTGCCCGACAGCCCGACCACCGAGCGCTACCGGTCCCTGCAACTCGTCAACTCCCGTTCGTTCGAGGTCGAGGTCTCGCTGGACCTGGCTGCCGGCGACCGCGGCACGCTGGTGGCCCACGGCGACCAGGGCGGCGGCTACGCCCTCTACGTGGTCGACGACCGGCTGCTCCTGGCGTGGAACGGCTACGGCTCCATGACCGAGGTCGACGGGGGTCCGGTGGTCGCAGGCACGTCGTCGATCCTGCTGGTGGTCGAGGCTGTGGGGAACCTGGCCGTGCACGTCGAGCTGAGGGTGGACGGGACGGTCGTGGCCGGTGCCCGCGACCTGCCGGCTCTCACCGCGATGGCGCCGTTCCAGGGCATAGACGTGGGCATCGACAGGCGTTCGCCGGTGTCGTGGTCGATCCGGGAGAGGTACGGGACCTTCACGTGGTCCGGGACCCTGCACCACGTGACCTACCGTCCGGGGGAGCCTGCCCCCGACGCCGGGCCGCGCTGGCTGGATGTCCTGCGCGAGGCGGGCACCAGGTTCGAGTAGGCGACCCGGGGATCCCCCGGGCGGACGGGAAACGGAGTCGAGGATGGACCTGCAGGAGTTGGTCGGTCCGGCGCACACGGCGCTGTGCATCGTGGAGTGCCAGAACGGGGTGGTCGGGCCGGAGTCCAGCATGGCTGCCGTGGCCGATGCCGTGGCCAAGGCCGGATTGCTGTCCCGCCTGGGTGGCCTGGCCGCAGCGGCACGCACCGCCGGGGTGAAGGTGGTGCACGCCACGTTCCACTCGAGGGCCGACCAGTGGGGCGGCAACCGGAACTCCCGCCTCTTCGCTGCGGCCAGGAGGGCCGATGTGCAGCAGGTGGTCGGGACGCCGGCCGTGGATCCGACACCAGAGCTTGGCTACGAGCTGGGTGTCGACGTGGTCCTGCCCCGCTTCCACGGACTCTCGGCAGACTCAGGCAGCGGGCTGTCGGCCATGCTCCACAACGAGGGGATCACCACCGTGGTAGTCGCCGGGGTGACCCTAAACGTGGCCATCCCCAACACCGTCTTCGACCTCGTCAACGCCGGCTTCCAGGTCGTGGTGCCGACCGACGGATCGGTGGCCACCCCCGTGGCCTACGGCGACCAGGTGCTCGCCCACACCCTGGCCTACGTGGCGACCCTCAGCGACGTGACGACCCTCACCGAGGCCTGGCTGCAGGCCTGATACGACCGGCCCGAAGGGCCTCGGTCCGGCCTCAGGGCCGACGGCGGCGCAGGCCGACGGCCAGCGAGACCAGGATCCCCACCAGGACCCCCTGTTCGACCCGTGGGCTGAGGGCCAGGGTGGCGCAGAACGTCACCCACGCCACGACTGCGTTGGACTGCGAACGCCGGGCCATTCCCAGGAGCTGCCTGGGTTTCACCAGGCCGACCACGGCCGCGATGACCACCCCGCCAAGGGTGGCCCGGGGGAGCGGGGCCAGAACGTCGGCGAACGGCAGGAAGGCCAGCACGGTGGCTCCGGTGACCAGGCCGGACCAGCGCGTCCTGGCCCCGGCCAGTCGGTTCAGCGACGACCGGCTGAAGGATCCACCCACCGGGAACGACCCGGAGACGGCGGCGGCCACGTTGGCCACTCCCGAGCTCACGAATTCCCGGCTGGCACTCCACCGCTGGCAGTCCGCCTCGGCGAACACCCGGGCGATGGAGGCCGGCTCGGCGAAGCCCACCAGGGCGATGAGGATGCCGCCGACCAGCAGCGAGCCGGTCGAGCCCCAGGGGAGGTCCAGCGAGAGGGTGGGGAGGTCCGTCGGCACGTTGCCGACCACCGGTCCGTCGTATCCGGTCATTCGGCTGACCACGAGGCTGCCCCCGACGGCGATGAGGGCACCGGGAAACATCCTGTGCACGACCCTGCGACCTGCCAGCACCAGCAGGACGGTCGTGGCGGCTATGGCCAACGACGCTCCTTCCCAGTCGCCGGGATGGCCCAGCGACCAACCGGCCCGCCAGAGCACCCCACCCCCCGGGGCCGCTGCGCCGACTGACTTCGGAAACTGCGAGGCCAGGATCAGGATTGCCGCCGCAGAGGTGAATCCGGTGACCACCGGGTCACGCATCAGGTGGGTGACCACGCCCAACCGGAAGAGCCCCAGCAGCAGACGGGTGACGCCGACCACCAGGGCGAGCAGGGCGGCCAGCGCCACGTAGTCGGTGCTGCCGGGGTCGGCCAGGCTGGCCAGCACACCGAAGGTCAGCAGGCTGGTGAGCGCCACCGGTCCCGTCTGGAGGTATGGCGATGAGGCGAAGAGGGCAAACAGGATCGGTGGCAGCGCCGAGGCGAAGAGCCCCAGGTGGGACGGCAGCCCGGCCAACTCGGCGTAGGCCATCGACTGGGGGATCAGCACCATTGCCACGCTCAGCCCGGCCACCACGTCGGCGGGGACCGGCCGGCTCGGGGGAACGGTGAGGGGCTCGGTGGTCGCTCCGTCGGTCACCTCGGCACCCTAGGTGCCCCGTCGCCGGGTCCTGCCGACCCGGTCCGAGGTCAGCTGCTGTTGGTAGCGTCGGGCGATGGCCGGTGGACGGGGCAGCATGCGGCCCACAGGTACGCCTCGCCACGAGTTGCCGGTGGACGGCGTGCCGATCAGGCCGGCAGCCACGATCCTGCTGGTGGCCGACCGGCCGGACCTGCACGTCCTGACCCTGCGACGGACCGACGCATCCACGTTCGTGGCCGGGCACACCCTGTTTCCCGGTGGCGCGGTGGACGAGGGTGACCACGACCCACGCTGGCCGTCGCTGGTTACCGGATTGTCGGCCAGCGCCGCTGCGGAGCGGCTGGGAGTGGCCGACGGCCTGGGGTTCTGGACCGCAGCGGTCCGCGAGACGCTGGAGGAGGTCGGCGTGGCGGTCGGTACCGGGGATCCCGTGTTGGCCGCCCGACTGGTGGAGGGCCGCCGTGACCTGGAGGCAGGGCGGATCGGCCTGGTCGACCTGGTCCGGGAGAGCGGGACCAGCCTGGACCTGTCGGGCATCCACGCCGTGGCCCGGTGGGTGACGCCGATGCCCAGCATCAAGCGGTACGACACGTACTTCTTCGTGGCCACCGTGGACCCGAACGTCCAGCCGGAGGTGGACGGACGCGAGGCGGTGCACGCCGAGTGGTGCAGGCCGGCGGACGTCCTGGAGCGGTGGCGGGCCGGCGAGCTCACGATGATCAGCCCGACTATCAGCATGTTCCAGCGGCTGGCCTCCCACGTTTCGGCCACCGGCGTGCTGTCCGCAGCAGAGGCCGGCGGACCCGTGCTGAGGGCCCGGATCCTCGACGACTCGACCACGCCGGTCCGCTTCGAGGGGGATCCGGGCTTCAACGAGCCGGGGACCAGGGAGAGCCTGGGCTGGGTGTGGCTTCCTGCCGGGGACCGCCCCGACCCCACGACCGGGTGGGCCTGACCCGACCAGCGCCCGTAGAATTGGCTTCGTGTCCGCTCCCTCCCACGTCCCCACGCCGGTCGTCCGCTCCAGCGATCGCTCCTACTCCGGCCCACTGCGCCGCCTGGGTCCCTGGCGGGCCGGACGCCCCGGTGAGGTGGTCGACCAGGGTGGCCAGCCCAGCGGCACCAGCCTTGGCAGCCAGGGACCGGACCAGGGCTTCGCATTCCGCCTCGCCCGGTCGTTCGTGCCGCGCCTCCGCCTGGGTGCGGGCGAGCGGGTGCCCGATGTGGTCGCCGGTTGCGTCGGCGTGGCCCTCAAGCGGGCGGCCCTGTCCGGTCGGGCTCCGATGGTCGCCGACCTGGAGGTGGCCTTCAGCCTGTTCGGATTCATGGACGAGCCGCCCACCGACGAACGCCTGGCCGATCGGCGGCGCCTGTTCGCCGAGGCCTCCCACCACCACAACTACGCCGAGGTGCGACGCATAGTCGACCTCGTCCCGAACAGTGCGCTGGGTGCGGACGGCGAGCCGGGTCCGGACGCGGCGAGCGTCGCTTCTGCCCGCGCCCACTGAGCCGGTCCGACCCGGAACCCGGTCCACGGTGATCCCCGAGCCAACCGGAACGCCCGACGCCCGGAAGGGGCGGGTCCTCGACTCGGTCATCCCGATCGCCCTGTTCCTGGTGCTGAACCGGGTGTGGGGCCTGGGTGCCGGGGTGGCGGGTGCGACGTTGTGGAGCATCAAGGTTGCGGTCGACCGCCGCCGTCGCGGGGAGGCCGTAGGCCAGTACCTGCCGATCCTGGTGGCCTACCTGGTGGTACGGGCCATCGTCGGAATCCTCACCGATTCGGAAGCCGTCTACTTCGGGATCGGCATCGGGACAAAGGCGGCCATCGGCGTGGCCCTGGTCGCGACCGTCGTGGCGGGTCGTCCGGTACTCGCCCGCTATGCCCCGATGGTCGTCCCGTTCAGCGCCGACACGAAGGCCCACCCCGTCTACCTCCGGGTGATGGGCCGGCTGACCGTGTTCCTGGGCCTGTACCAGTTGCTGACGTCGGCGTGGGACATCTGGCTGTTCAACCGGACGTCGACGGACGGCTACGTGCTGATCCGGTTCGCGGTCGGCTGGCCCGCAGGCACCATCGCAACGATGGTCGCCTTCGCCTACGCCGATCGGGCCCTGCGACCCATCCCCGACTACCCCGGGATCCTCGACCTGATGGAAGGGTCCGCGGACGGTTGACCGTAGGCCCGAATGGGTCGCCGGGGTTTCGCCGGTGGGAGGATCTTCCGTCGGGGACGACGAGGGAGGCGACCTGATGGCCGATGGGGATCTTCGGGGCTACGGGGTGCTGGTGACAGGTGGAGGTACCGGCATCGGACGAGCTTGCGCCGAGGCGCTGGCTGCCGACGGCGCCGTGGTGACGATCTGCGGGCGGACCGAATCCCGACTCACCGATGCTGTCGACCGCATCCGGCCGGGCCACGGTGGCAGCGTGCACCACCTGGTGGCCGATGTGACGTCGGAAGACGACGTACGCGCGGCGGTGGCCGCCACGGTCGCCAACGCCGGGAACCTCCGGGGCGTTGTGGCCAACGCAGGTGGCGGTGGCGGCCTAGGGCCGTACCACCTCCAGGACCTCGCCCAGTTCGAGGCGGTTCTGCGCCTCAACGTGATCGGCACGATGCTGTGCGTTAAGCATGCGGTGCCCGAGATGGTGGCTTCGGGAGGCGGCTCGTTCGTCGGCATGTCGTCGATCGCAGGCCACCAGAATCACGTCCACTTCGGCGCCTATCCGGTGGCCAAGGCGGGGATCGAGGCGATGATGCGGAACGCCGCCGACGAGTTCGGCCGGTCCAACGTGAGGTTCAACGCCATCCGCCCCGGCTTCATCGCCACCGAGATGATGGAGTTCGTGCCGCGTGACAGCGAGGTCTATGCCGGCTACGTGCGCAATACGCCCCTGGCGCCGACCTCGGACACGGGCGTCGGGGCACCGTCCGACGTGGGAGCGTTGGCCAGGTTCCTGGTCGGTCCGGAGTCGCGCTGGATCACCGGGACGGCCATAAACGTCGACGGCGGCCAGGCGTTGCGGGCCGGACCCGACTTCTCCCCGTTCATCGCCCCGTCGCTCGGCGACGAGGTCATGGCCGGCAACAGGCCCGGGGACGGCTGACCCCACGGCGGCCGTCAGGCCGCGTCGAACTCCAGATGGGCCCGGCGGAGGCCGTAGACGAAGGCGTTCGGCATCTCCACTGGCGCGGTTCCCGGCTTCAGGCGCAGGTCGACGACCCGCTGAACGAACTCCTCGAAGAACACCCGGACCTCCAGGCGGGCCAGGGCTGCGCCCAGGCAGAAGTGAGTGCCGAACCCGAATGCCAGGTGGTTGTTGGGGGTCCGGGTGACGTCGAACTTCTCGGGGTCGTCGAAGTGCAGCGGGTCCCTGTTGGCCGACGAGTACATGAGGAGGAGCTGGTCTCCGGCCCGGACCGACGTGCCGGCCACCTCGGTGTCGGTGGCGGCCGTCCGGCACATGTTGTGGATGGGCGTCACCCACCGGATGAACTCCTCGGTGGCCACCGTCAGGTCGGCGCCGTCGCGGAGCAGGGCCCACTGTTCGGGTCGTTGCGCCAACTCCACGAGCGTCCGGGCTATCACCGTCCGCGTGGTCTCGGCCCCACCGTCCAGGAGCAGCAGGCAGTCGGAGATCATCTCGTCCAGGCCGAAGTCGTGGCCTTCGAGGCCCTTCCGTTCACGGTCGATCCATACCGTCATGACGTCGTCCATCGGACAGCCCTCGGTCACCGTGAGCTTCTTGGCCTCGTAGAGCTCTGCGGCCGCCCCGGCGAATTCCATTGCCGCGGCGACCCCGTCGTGGTCGTGGTAGCGGGGTCCGCCTCCGAGGGCGATGGTCCTCTCCGACCAATCCTGGAGTTGCGGCCACATGTCGTGGGGGAACCCGAGCAGCAGGCCGATCATCTGGGCTGGTAGCGGTGCTGCCAGCTGACTAATGACCTCGGCTTCGCCGGCCGGGAGCACGGCGTCCAGCAGGCCTGTGACCACGCCGCGCACGTGGTCCTCCCACCGACCGGCCGCCCGCGGGGTGAACCGACGGGACACCAGGTTGCGTCGGACAGTGTGGTGGGGGTCGTCCAGGCCGATGATGGACCGGTCGGCTGGGATGTTCGGTCGGTAGCCGCGCTCGGTTCCCGAGGAGATGAAGGTGGCCTTGTCCCTCTCGATGGAGACGATGTCGTCGTAGCGGGAGATCCCCCAGAGGTCGTTGACGGTGTCACGGTGGACGGGATCGTGCTCGCGGAGCCAGGCGTAGGTGGGGTACGGGTCGGTGACGTAGAAGTCGCCGTCCAGCAGGTCGATGGAGCGCGGCTCGCTGTTGCCCATGGTGGGATCGTACGGTCGGGTCGTCGACCGACGGCAAGTGGGCGCGGCCCGCGGCGGTCGACATCGGGGAGGGGGCGCCATGCGAGCCGTACGGACGATCGACGCTGCGTTCCGGGTGGTGGAGGTGGACGAGCCCGGGGGCGACGGCGTGCTCGTCGAGGTGGCGTCCGCCGGAATCTGCGGCTCCGACCTGCACATGGCGGGGTTCGGGCTGACCAACACCTTCGGCCACGAGGTGGCCGGCCACCTCGCCGACGGCACGGCGGTCGCCGTCCAGCCCACGCTGACCTGTGGTACCTGCGACCGTTGCGCGGCCGGTAGCGCCCAGCAGTGCC of the Acidimicrobiales bacterium genome contains:
- a CDS encoding maleylpyruvate isomerase family mycothiol-dependent enzyme, whose translation is MERAGYLTAIEREGRALLAAVDRAPDARVEHCPDWDNTGLADHMRSVWGFMATQVAAASPDRPTRPDPDDTSTTVEALDALLALLADADPEAPAWNWCPAEGRDVGWIGRRVAHETAIHRWDAENAAGDADPIDADLAADGIAEALDVAWRYQMRGPTTGYPEGSLHLHRTDGDGEWLLTAVDDVLNVVHEHGRGDAAVRGTASDLALFMWNRRLPSLESFGDGAVVDAWVAMAP
- a CDS encoding PAC2 family protein codes for the protein MEELRWTADDQLAAGLDRPILVVAFRGLFDAAGSATSAVEWLAERLGSVQVGDVDPETFFDFTQERPVVEFDDHDVRWIRWATNRVLAVRTAEGQRDLVLVSGVEPHLRWRTFTEALLEAAIRSESRMVVTLGSMSGMSPHTRPPAVTGSSTNRDLADRLGLDRPSYQGPTGVVGVLHDTLDRAGVPVISLRVSVPYYLPDSPNPKATRALLRRFEQVSGIDTAHADLDGPAAEWQSRVDQAVAGDDEVSTHVRRLESQVDQSEDLMPRGDDLAAELEAFLREQDGPPGS
- a CDS encoding MFS transporter, whose product is MTTAGDHRHPYRWVLFVGICGVYFAFGVVAMSVPPLVGEVRADLGLSRGAMGLALGAWQLVYIVSAPIGGRLIDRLGVHRGILLGSLVVMASGFVRAAAGGFGTFWLAISLFGVGGPLISAGAPKAVSLWFTAERERRLAIGVYSTMPAIGGMATLVLSNSVLMPLTGSWRATVVIETGLMVVALLAWLVVSGRAPDPPAAVTPPSGVVVVGRRGLLASSEFRLILVLGLGVFFVGHGLGGWMPEVLREHSGFSPMAAANWAALGGLVGVVASLVVPRSTERRRLPTTMAAMLLLVAVGVVAIVILPTVLDPIPVAMAGVRSAMVPLALVALMESEGVDGSNTGVAYGLWFAVAEVGGVTGPLVLGRVADTSAGFGGALVLVALVCVAMLVPIARLRRFTDTGLRR
- a CDS encoding arylsulfatase; this translates as MTTNDTGADPTEAYAGFRGEVGRIMSTSTPDWPQPPTAPDGAPNVLVVLVDDLGYSDVGCYGSEVDTPNIDRLAAEGLRYANFHVNPMCSPTRASLLTGLNHHLAGVGTVCHMEPGFPGYAATIREDAVTMGGVLRDAGWSTLMVGKWHLCPDSQLTEAGPRNGWPCQKGFDRFYGILDGFTNFHQPHRLYEDNRALDIDDFPDGYYFTDDLTDRALGMVAELRDGHPRRPWFLYFAHGAVHAPLQAKPADIGKYRGRYEAGWDEVRRRRFERQKELGIMAADVVLPPRNTEEGYAVKAWDDLSAMERELFARYQEIFAGMVDNVDQNLGRLRDGLEAMGEWENTIVVFTSDNGGSREGLDNGTSAYFRTLIGQTRTNPLDSVELDHSRLDLMGGPRTLPHYPSGWAMVSGTPFRLYKINTHQGGHQVPFILSKGSGLPGGGGIRRQYQHVTDLLPTLLDLVGVDMPTTVHGRPVPAPAGASFTPSIHDGAAASTHPEQYYEQMGHRGMYRDGWSAVVCRKPRTPFSDEVWELHDLEEDPTESRNLADEHPEKVAELVDAWERAAWANQVFPLDEGNNVKNLLRPPWNAEMEAEARFLPDSPTTERYRSLQLVNSRSFEVEVSLDLAAGDRGTLVAHGDQGGGYALYVVDDRLLLAWNGYGSMTEVDGGPVVAGTSSILLVVEAVGNLAVHVELRVDGTVVAGARDLPALTAMAPFQGIDVGIDRRSPVSWSIRERYGTFTWSGTLHHVTYRPGEPAPDAGPRWLDVLREAGTRFE
- a CDS encoding cysteine hydrolase produces the protein MDLQELVGPAHTALCIVECQNGVVGPESSMAAVADAVAKAGLLSRLGGLAAAARTAGVKVVHATFHSRADQWGGNRNSRLFAAARRADVQQVVGTPAVDPTPELGYELGVDVVLPRFHGLSADSGSGLSAMLHNEGITTVVVAGVTLNVAIPNTVFDLVNAGFQVVVPTDGSVATPVAYGDQVLAHTLAYVATLSDVTTLTEAWLQA
- a CDS encoding SulP family inorganic anion transporter; this encodes MTDGATTEPLTVPPSRPVPADVVAGLSVAMVLIPQSMAYAELAGLPSHLGLFASALPPILFALFASSPYLQTGPVALTSLLTFGVLASLADPGSTDYVALAALLALVVGVTRLLLGLFRLGVVTHLMRDPVVTGFTSAAAILILASQFPKSVGAAAPGGGVLWRAGWSLGHPGDWEGASLAIAATTVLLVLAGRRVVHRMFPGALIAVGGSLVVSRMTGYDGPVVGNVPTDLPTLSLDLPWGSTGSLLVGGILIALVGFAEPASIARVFAEADCQRWSASREFVSSGVANVAAAVSGSFPVGGSFSRSSLNRLAGARTRWSGLVTGATVLAFLPFADVLAPLPRATLGGVVIAAVVGLVKPRQLLGMARRSQSNAVVAWVTFCATLALSPRVEQGVLVGILVSLAVGLRRRRP
- a CDS encoding DUF3159 domain-containing protein codes for the protein MIPEPTGTPDARKGRVLDSVIPIALFLVLNRVWGLGAGVAGATLWSIKVAVDRRRRGEAVGQYLPILVAYLVVRAIVGILTDSEAVYFGIGIGTKAAIGVALVATVVAGRPVLARYAPMVVPFSADTKAHPVYLRVMGRLTVFLGLYQLLTSAWDIWLFNRTSTDGYVLIRFAVGWPAGTIATMVAFAYADRALRPIPDYPGILDLMEGSADG
- a CDS encoding SDR family oxidoreductase, translated to MGGSSVGDDEGGDLMADGDLRGYGVLVTGGGTGIGRACAEALAADGAVVTICGRTESRLTDAVDRIRPGHGGSVHHLVADVTSEDDVRAAVAATVANAGNLRGVVANAGGGGGLGPYHLQDLAQFEAVLRLNVIGTMLCVKHAVPEMVASGGGSFVGMSSIAGHQNHVHFGAYPVAKAGIEAMMRNAADEFGRSNVRFNAIRPGFIATEMMEFVPRDSEVYAGYVRNTPLAPTSDTGVGAPSDVGALARFLVGPESRWITGTAINVDGGQALRAGPDFSPFIAPSLGDEVMAGNRPGDG
- a CDS encoding cytochrome P450 yields the protein MGNSEPRSIDLLDGDFYVTDPYPTYAWLREHDPVHRDTVNDLWGISRYDDIVSIERDKATFISSGTERGYRPNIPADRSIIGLDDPHHTVRRNLVSRRFTPRAAGRWEDHVRGVVTGLLDAVLPAGEAEVISQLAAPLPAQMIGLLLGFPHDMWPQLQDWSERTIALGGGPRYHDHDGVAAAMEFAGAAAELYEAKKLTVTEGCPMDDVMTVWIDRERKGLEGHDFGLDEMISDCLLLLDGGAETTRTVIARTLVELAQRPEQWALLRDGADLTVATEEFIRWVTPIHNMCRTAATDTEVAGTSVRAGDQLLLMYSSANRDPLHFDDPEKFDVTRTPNNHLAFGFGTHFCLGAALARLEVRVFFEEFVQRVVDLRLKPGTAPVEMPNAFVYGLRRAHLEFDAA